The Bacteriovorax sp. Seq25_V genome includes the window AGACCTTTCTTCTCACCTTCAAGTTTTCCGATCTTATCTTTTAGGCCACCGTTTTCACCCATAAGAGTTCCAACTTTTCCTTGAAGGCCAGCAACCTCACCTTTAAGTTGTCCAACATTTTCAGCAAGACCTTTCTTCTCACCTTCAAGCTTTCCGATCTTATCTTTTAGGCCGCCGTTTTCACCATTAAGAGAGCTAACTTTTTCTTGAAGGTTTTTAATGTTCTCAATTTTTTCTTTTACTTCTTTTTGTAAATTATCTTTAACTTGAGATAACTTTGTTACATCATTTTTTAGTCCAGTATTTTTTGTATTTAACTGGGCAACTTGTTTATCAAGTTCCTGCTTTTGATTATCTAATTGTTCAATCTTTTGATTTAAGTCTGCGATACTTTTGTTTAATTCTGCGTTCTTAGAATCTTTTGTCTCTACCATTTTTTGTAGCTTAACATTGGCAGAGTTTGATTCATTTAGATCGTTACTTAATGTATTAATCGTTGAAACTTTTTGAACAACATCCTTCTCTAATTTCTCAACAGTTTTATTAAGTTCTTGAACCTTAACAACTTTCTCTTTAATTTCATTTTGTTTCGCTTCAATTGTTTTTACAAGTTCAGCGTTTTGAATTTGCATTCTTTCTGTTTTTTGTTGTTCTTTATTCAGCTCAGTAATCTTTTGAGTCAGATCTTGTTGAGTTTTCTTAATTTCATCATCTGATTTTTTAAGTTCAACTTTTTGGTTTTCCACGACTTTAGTCGTTTGTTCAACCTTAGTCTGAAGCTCCTTAATTTCAGTATTACTTTCTACTATTTTCTTATTTAAATTTTGAGTCTCAGTAATTTTCTGTGCAATTGTTTGTTCTAAACTTTGATTTTCTTGCTTTTGTTTTGCTAGAGCTGCTTCAACACTTTTAATGTTTTCTTTCTTGTCTATTATTTCTTGTTCAAGATTTTGTTGAATAGTTTTTTGCTGTACGATATCTGACTTAAGGCCAGCGATCATTCTATTATTATTTTCATCTTGTATCTTTAATTGATTATATTTTTGTTTCTCATTTTCAAGTGTTGCCATTGACTCAGCAACCTTACTTCTAAGTTTGGCCATATTCCCATTTAAAAGGTTGATAGATGCTTCTTTCTCGCCTTTTTCTTTCTCTAATTCCTGAATAGACGCTTTCAATTGGTTTTCTTTAACTTGCGCTGACTTCATCTCTTGCTCAAGTTCTTTTCTTTTTTCAACTTCAACTATCTTTTGATTTTCTACGACTTTCTTCTGCTCTTGGACTTCTTTGATTTTCTCACTAAGAATTTTCTTTTGTTCAACTTCTTGATTCTTTTGTCTCTCTAACTGCTCTACTTTTGAATACAATGTATCTTGAATCTTCTTTGTCGCTTCAAGGTCAACAACCTTCTCTTTTAATTCTTCTTCTAATTTTTCAACTTTCTGTTTTCTATTTTCTAGAACTTGCTCAATTCTTTTTTGATCTTCAACCTTCTTAGCAATTTCTTCTTGCTTCTTCTTAAGGTCTTCAACAAGTTTCTTATTTTTAGTTGACTGCGAATCTAATTCACTTTGAAATTTAGCAACTTGATTTTGGATTTGCTTCTGTTCTTGCTTTTGCTTCTCTAGCATTTTTGTCAAGTTATCCATTTTTGACTTTTTATCTTCAAGTTCCTTCTGAGCTCTATGAATTTCTTTCATTCTCTCTTTAATAACATTATCTTTGTCCATGATTTCTTTTCTTAGGTTTTGATTAACCCCAGCTATTTCCTTAGCTCTTTTCTTTTGATTTCTTAATTTCTCACCAACACTATCAATAATCGCATCTTTCTTTTCTTGTTCTTTAACAAGTTCATCCATAACCTTCTGATTATTCTCTAACTTCTGTACAAATTGATTTAATTCAACAACCTTCTTTGTAATAACATTCTTGTATTGAGCTACTTCACTAATGGATTGTTTAATGATTTCTTTCTTTGCTTCAGTATTTTGGGCCTGTTCTTTCGAGACCATCCCCTCAAGTTCTTTCTCATGCTTTTGCTCTTGAGCTGCTTTTTGCATTGAAGAAACACCGACCTTAATAAGCGCGAAAACGAACATAACGAGGAAAACGATCGCCATTGTCGTGAACATATCACTATATGAAGACCAGATTGTTCCATCTTCTTGTTTTTCTCTATTCTTTCTCATCTGAGACCTCACAAAGTCCTTTAATCAACACCTAGGGGATATCTTAACGATTTTGATAATCAATAGAAGTTGTGTTACCTGCTGAAGCTTCAGAACTCTTTAAATCAGACTACTTACAAAGAAAAAATTTATCATTTCAACTATTTATCTAATTTTTAAGATATCTGCACAATTGCACATATTGTTGGGCAGTAACTAACCAAAACTATCTGCCTACAAGTATTGCCTATCAGATTTTCAATCTTTTCGGGCTCGGACGTAATTACAATCACTTACTCACTACAAGACAAGAAAACCTAAAAAGTCAGTTATATTAAATTTAAGTAGTTAGCTAATCTTTCGATAAGGAGATTGCACTCTGAGGGAATTGTAGTGAATATTAAAAGGATTTTTACATTTATAGTTTCAATCATCGTGATGACATCACTGCTGTCGTCGTGCACACCTTCAACAAAAAACAGTAGAAAAACGGCGACTACTACAGATACAGACACATCAACAGAAGTTGATAGTCCAACATACGAAAGCTCAAATAATTACTTTGAATACTCGAATACAAAATACGCAACAAACTTTACGACGAGCTACACATTTGATGACAATCTTTACTTCAAAGGTAGTGCTATAAACTCTTATGTTCAATCAAATGCGAGTACCGTTGTTTGTACTGTTTTCCATTACACTGGACTTCCAGGAGTCGTTGGATCTAGAAACCTAGTAGTCGCAGGTCTTCCAAGAAGTACAATAAATTTTG containing:
- a CDS encoding proton-channel complex MotA/MotB membrane protein MotB, which translates into the protein MRKNREKQEDGTIWSSYSDMFTTMAIVFLVMFVFALIKVGVSSMQKAAQEQKHEKELEGMVSKEQAQNTEAKKEIIKQSISEVAQYKNVITKKVVELNQFVQKLENNQKVMDELVKEQEKKDAIIDSVGEKLRNQKKRAKEIAGVNQNLRKEIMDKDNVIKERMKEIHRAQKELEDKKSKMDNLTKMLEKQKQEQKQIQNQVAKFQSELDSQSTKNKKLVEDLKKKQEEIAKKVEDQKRIEQVLENRKQKVEKLEEELKEKVVDLEATKKIQDTLYSKVEQLERQKNQEVEQKKILSEKIKEVQEQKKVVENQKIVEVEKRKELEQEMKSAQVKENQLKASIQELEKEKGEKEASINLLNGNMAKLRSKVAESMATLENEKQKYNQLKIQDENNNRMIAGLKSDIVQQKTIQQNLEQEIIDKKENIKSVEAALAKQKQENQSLEQTIAQKITETQNLNKKIVESNTEIKELQTKVEQTTKVVENQKVELKKSDDEIKKTQQDLTQKITELNKEQQKTERMQIQNAELVKTIEAKQNEIKEKVVKVQELNKTVEKLEKDVVQKVSTINTLSNDLNESNSANVKLQKMVETKDSKNAELNKSIADLNQKIEQLDNQKQELDKQVAQLNTKNTGLKNDVTKLSQVKDNLQKEVKEKIENIKNLQEKVSSLNGENGGLKDKIGKLEGEKKGLAENVGQLKGEVAGLQGKVGTLMGENGGLKDKIGKLEGEKKGL